Proteins co-encoded in one Brassica oleracea var. oleracea cultivar TO1000 chromosome C4, BOL, whole genome shotgun sequence genomic window:
- the LOC106339336 gene encoding E3 ubiquitin-protein ligase RNF25: protein MTEEEVAMEMEAVEAVYGDEAVIVDSYPPHLHLHIKPRTAEISSQQFVEAVVRIQAGPKYPDEPPQISLIESKGLDEQRQKLLMGFVQEKASELSSSLMLVALCEEAVERLTIMNHPDGDCPLCLYSLFPEDGQSNQMPFMKLMSCFHCFHCECIIRWWNWLHTEKEADSQNGNSRSVDKSLGNCPVCRKVVHASDIEHVLGLVGATQSSQHESGLLQGEEGEDPVLQSESENMRRERFEAILKTQEEKGGLVQPKKNISVVPGMYLPPPPPPASSSSNQEEASQSQEQEHKEAESETNSSTSNNRRGRGRGRGGRGHSNVNIRKQNPQDPRKPTKQWVQRS, encoded by the exons ATGACGGAAGAAGAGGTAGCGATGGAGATGGAAGCTGTGGAAGCTGTTTACGGCGATGAAGCCGTCATAGTGGATTCGTATCCTCCTCATCTTCACCTCCACATCAAGCCCCGTACCGCCGAGATCTCTTCTCAGCAG TTTGTGGAAGCGGTTGTGAGAATACAAGCTGGTCCTAAG TATCCAGACGAGCCGCCACAGATTAGTTTGATTGAGTCTAAGGGTCTTGATGAGCAAAGGCAAAAGCTTTTGATGGGTTTTGTGCAAGAGAAAGCTTCTGAACTATCTTCTTCTCTAATGCTAGTTGCACTTTGTGAG GAAGCAGTAGAGAGGCTGACGATTATGAATCATCCGGATGGTGATTGTCCACTGTGTTTGTATTCGTTATTCCCTGAGGATGGCCAGAGTAATCAAATGCCCTTTATGAAGCTCATGTCTTGCTTCCATTGTTTCCACTG TGAGTGCATCATTAGGTGGTGGAACTGGCTTCACACAGAGAAAGAAGCTGATTCACAAAATG GTAACTCTAGATCAGTAGATAAAAGCTTGGGAAACTGTCCAGTGTGCCGCAAAGTTGTTCATGCGAGTGATATTGAACATGTTCTCGGCTTAGTCGGTGCAACTCAGTCATCTCAACAT GAATCTGGTTTGCTACAAGGTGAGGAAGGAGAAGACCCAGTGCTCCAGTCAGAATCAGAGAACATGAGAAGAGAACGTTTTGAGGCTATTCTAAAGACGCAGGAAGAGAAGGGTGGTCTGGTTCAACCAAAGAAAAACATATCGGTTGTACCTGGTATGTATCTTCCTCCTCCACCACCTCCTGCATCATCTTCATCAAACCAAGAAGAAGCTAGTCAAAGTCAAGAACAAGAACACAAAGAAGCTGAATCAGAGACAAACTCTAGCACCTCCAACAACAGGAGAGGAAGAGGCAGAGGCAGAGGAGGCCGGGGACATAGTAATGTCAACATAAGGAAGCAGAATCCGCAAGATCCAAGAAAACCTACGAAGCAATGGGTGCAGAGGAGTTGA
- the LOC106338512 gene encoding ELMO domain-containing protein C, with the protein MRVGSFVFRYEVSLAIESHAHYSNKLKLKRPNLSVDFAVRYAQSPPKLRTATPRRSINSDRRPVCSFAARRRFVRGREEDFSKSGTRKRLRFVFICVVTPAQEECLQRLQNRMEVAYDTSIPQHQEALKGLWKLSFPEEELHAIVSEQWKEMGWQGKDPSTDFRGGGFISLENLLYFAKRFPKSFQDLLRKQVGDRSVWEYPFAVAGINITFMLIQMLGLETVKPPSIVGETFLRFLSVNESAFDILYCIAFKLMDHQWLSMRASYMEFNTVMKSTRRQLEREIMVEDITYIEDMPSYSLLLSQ; encoded by the exons ATGAGAGTGGGTTCATTTGTTTTCCGTTATGAAGTTTCGTTAGCGATTGAATCGCACGCGCATTATTCAAATAAACTAAAACTGAAACGGCCGAATCTCTCGGTTGATTTCGCCGTCCGATACGCTCAATCGCCGCCGAAACTCCGGACGGCGACACCCCGGAGATCTATAAACTCCGATCGGAGGCCGGTTTGCTCGTTCGCGGCG AGGAGGAGGTTCGTTCGTGGCCGTGAGGAGGATTTCTCAAAGTCTGGAACGAGGAAACGTTTACGATTCGTCTTCATCTG CGTGGTTACACCTGCTCAG GAGGAATGCTTGCAGAGGTTGCAGAACCGCATGGAAGTAGCTTATGACACCTCAATTCCTCAGCATCAG GAAGCTCTGAAGGGTCTTTGGAAACTTTCTTTTCCTGAAGAAGAGCTACACGCAATTGTATCTGAGCAGTGGAAGGAAATGGGTTGGCAGGGGAAAGATCCATCCACTGATTTTAG GGGTGGTGGTTTCATATCTCTTGAAAACTTATTGTACTTCGCTAAGAGATTCCCG AAATCCTTCCAGGACCTTCTGCGGAAGCAGGTTGGGGATCGATCTGTATGGGAATACCCGTTTGCCGTTGCTGGCATCAATATTACGTTCATGCTTATCCAGATGCTTGGCCTTGAAACAG TGAAACCACCAAGTATTGTTGGCGAAACATTTTTGAGATTTCTTTCGG TGAATGAATCTGCGTTTGACATTCTTTATTGCATTGCCTTCAAGCTAATGGATCATCAATGGCTCTCCATGCGTGCTTCGTACATGGAATTTAAC ACGGTAATGAAATCGACAAGGAGGCAATTGGAGAGAGAGATAATGGTTGAAGACATAACATATATTGAAGATATGCCATCATACAGCCTCCTTCTCAGTCAATAA
- the LOC106342132 gene encoding uncharacterized protein LOC106342132, protein MSSPSAVADLLAALSYRLENGNRFLEEELNESSSSMGRAISELNRSLTLDTSGEDSGFSVLDATMSLMCFKAPQVFDSAIEFLVKTIVSVLSSSSSCKVIRSHNEETLQFGSSSLPCCSEQLIEISKGIIDKLGANGRLATLLFQAVVRSAASTSCKARKSADGRNMGVSKLLAYLPRESSIENDKIPLRILFWYQDPLSLKEDVSRILTDVVERPFLCLNKELFERAEWRDIVVCLGLSPSMFISARALLHKWFLLTGLASVFELLAALVSAVVDTVSRPTLWGIPMELASMLPFSDAYFPHQCQFLRILAGPLTSHSLLTLAHNCKPTPIKVQALDDKTQWSLAINFPDWFYFASAMLFYGGSSLENIHHRYASQVGNSIQPCDVEGLSVAAATYIAWILSPASGTIQESLTKSLIRVSEMSRRSETTTGKRKKPASSIVDDLVRELDSHNMQPSSSTSLQNNLLVRRVVTGVLIGSPFTVSDEEYELVLHYAATGKLLAAKKLRSNGFKQAKGSSKTTMLPSNEITKEEAIEGTRLVFNLTDTLESMCVSSFEAEEDAQEFINQFKLRSSKYLVKCIDRMIQLHCEEDGDLILNDINIRLEQWSIKGPEDPQLKEDLDTIAAKLAFIFSPL, encoded by the exons ATGTCCTCTCCGTCTGCCGTCGCCGACCTCTTAGCGGCGCTTTCATACCGGCTTGAGAACGGAAACCGATTCCTCGAAGAAGAACTAAACGAGTCTTCTTCCTCTATGGGACGAGCTATCTCGGAGCTTAACCGATCGCTGACTCTTGACACCAGCGGCGAGGATTCTGGGTTTAGCGTTTTAGACGCGACGATGTCTCTAATGTGCTTCAAGGCACCTCAG GTTTTTGATTCGGCGATTGAGTTTCTGGTGAAGACAATCGTGTCCGTCTTATCATCTTCAAGCAGTTGTAAGGTGATTAGGTCTCACAACGAGGAAACGTTACAGTTTGGGAGCTCGAGTTTGCCTTGTTGCTCTGAGCAATTGATTGAAATCTCTAAGGGCATTATTGATAAGTTGGGGGCAAATG GAAGACTGGCTACACTATTGTTCCAAGCTGTTGTGAGATCAGCAGCTTCAACATCATGCAAAGCTAGAAAGTCAGCTGATGGAAGAAACATGGGTGTGTCTAAGCTTCTTGCTTACTTGCCCAGAGAATCATCTATAGAGAACGACAAGATACCTCTGAG GATCCTGTTCTGGTATCAAGATCCTTTGTCTTTGAAGGAAGATGTTTCAAGAATCTTGACAGATGTGGTGGAGAGGCCTTTCCTTTGTCTAAACAAGGAGCTCTTCGAGAGGGCAGAATGGCGCGATATCGTCGTCTGCTTAGGGCTTTCTCCTTCTATGTTTATCAGCGCCAGAGCCCTCTTACATAAGTGGTTTTTGCTTAC GGGACTTGCTTCAGTGTTTGAATTACTTGCCGCTTTGGTTTCTGCAGTAGTGGACACAGTTTCGAGACCAACGTTGTGGGGTATACCTATGGAACTAGCTTCCATGTTACCATTCTCTGATGCGTACTTTCCTCACCAGTGTCAGTTTCTGAGAATCTTGGCTGGTCCTCTCACCTCCCACTCCCTCCTAACGTTAGCTCATAATTGCAAGCCTACTCCAATAAAAGTCCAAGCATTAGATGACAAAACCCAATG GTCTTTGGCTATTAACTTCCCTGATTGGTTTTACTTTGCTTCTGCTATGCTCTTCTATGGAGGAAGTTCGTTAGAAAACATTCACCACAGATACGCCTCACAAGTGGGTAACAGTATACAACCATGTGATGTGGAAGGTCTCTCCGTTGCTGCAGCAACATACATTGCTTGGATTCTGAGCCCTGCAAGTGGAACCATTCAAGAATCACTAACTAAGTCTCTTATCAGAGTCTCTGAGATGTCACGTCGTAGTGAGACTACAACTGGCAAGAGAAAGAAACCAGCTTCCAGTATTGTGGATGACCTGGTCAGAGAATTAGATTCTCATAACATGCAACCATCTTCCAGCACAAGCCTCCAAAACAATCTGTTGGTGAGAAGAGTGGTGACTGGTGTACTGATTGGTTCTCCATTCACAGTATCAGACGAAGAATATGAGCTGGTACTGCACTATGCCGCAACTGGGAAACTTCTAGCCGCCAAGAAGTTGCGGAGTAATGGATTCAAACAAGCAAAGGGAAGCTCTAAAACAACCATGTTGCCGTCTAATGAAATAACCAAGGAGGAGGCAATTGAAGGCACACGCCTGGTTTTCAACTTAACCGACACTTTGGAGAGTATGTGTGTATCAAGCTTTGAAGCTGAAGAGGACGCACAGGAGTTTATTAACCAGTTTAAGCTAAGGTCCAGCAAGTATTTGGTCAAATGCATCGACCGCATGATTCAACTTCACTGTGAAGAAGATGGAGATCTAATATTAAACGACATAAACATCAGACTGGAACAATGGTCGATAAAAGGACCAGAAGATCCGCAGCTCAAGGAAGATCTTGATACCATTGCCGCTAAATTAGCCTTTATATTCTCACCTTTGTAG
- the LOC106337487 gene encoding flavonol synthase/flavanone 3-hydroxylase, with protein sequence MEETNKNVLGDCFTSAMALTESGVPHVPTRYILPPSQRPVLSPSIGTGSINLPVIDLSFLHDPLLRPSVIHEIEMACKEFGFFQVTNHGISSSVMRDALDAATRFFDLPSHEKMLLVSDDVHTPVRYGTSINHATDSVHYWRDFIKHYSHPLSKWINLWPSNPSCYKQKVRKYSEATHVLHKQLIEAISESLGLEKSYLQEEIEEGSQVMAVNCYPACPQPGIALGMPPHSDFSSLTILLQSSQGLQIKDKNNNWICVPYIEGALIVQLGDQVEVMSNGIYRSVVHRVTVNKDVNRLSFASLHSLPMNKKISPAPQLVNEDKPAAYGDFSFNDFLEYISRNDLTKQRFIDTVKKNKF encoded by the exons ATGGAGGAAACAAATAAAAATGTGCTTGGTGATTGCTTTACTAGTGCCATGGCACTCACTGAGTCAGGTGTCCCTCACGTGCCTACCCGTTACATTCTTCCGCCTTCACAACGACCAGTTCTCAGTCCAAGCATTGGCACTGGTAGCATCAATCTTCCTGTCATTGATCTCTCCTTCTTACATGATCCTCTGCTTCGACCCAGTGTCATCCATGAGATTGAAATGGCTTGCAAGGAGTTTGGTTTCTTTCAG GTTACAAACCATGGAATATCATCATCGGTGATGAGAGATGCACTTGATGCAGCTACAAGGTTCTTTGACTTACCTTCCCATGAGAAGATGCTTCTGGTTTCTGATGATGTTCATACGCCAGTAAGATATGGCACCAGCATCAACCATGCAACAGACAGTGTTCATTACTGGAGAGACTTCATCAAACATTACTCACACCCTCTCTCAAAGTGGATTAATCTCTGGCCATCCAACCCTTCATGCTACAA GCAAAAAGTGAGGAAATACTCAGAAGCAACGCATGTGTTACACAAGCAACTAATAGAAGCTATCTCAGAAAGTCTAGGCCTCGAGAAAAGTTACTTACAGGAAGAAATCGAAGAAGGGTCACAAGTCATGGCGGTGAACTGCTACCCAGCGTGTCCACAACCCGGGATAGCCTTGGGGATGCCACCACACTCTGACTTTAGCTCACTGACCATCTTACTCCAAAGCAGCCAGGGGCTTCAGATAAAAGACAAAAACAACAACTGGATCTGTGTGCCGTACATAGAAGGAGCTCTGATAGTGCAGCTTGGAGATCAAGTAGAAGTGATGAGCAATGGCATCTACAGGAGTGTGGTTCATCGAGTAACAGTGAACAAAGATGTCAACCGCCTCTCTTTCGCGAGTCTACACAGCTTACCAATGAACAAGAAGATAAGTCCAGCACCCCAGCTTGTGAATGAAGACAAACCAGCTGCTTATGGAGATTTCAGCTTTAATGATTTTCTTGAGTATATCTCAAGAAACGATCTTACAAAGCAGAGATTCATTGATACAGTTAAGAAAAATAAGTTCTGA
- the LOC106340359 gene encoding uclacyanin-3, with translation MGSTSVLLLLLLTVVPAVFAVTYRVGDVAGWTSGIDYTTWVTGKTFRVGDTLEFKYGPSHSVSVVNKAGFDVCDSSGATQRFSGGDTKIDLTTVGTMHFICPTPGHCLGGMKLAVPVLAAAPSPATPSPTSSPKSPPLAPRSPRKPKTPSPPASPPANGSPSESPAPSPSSLSSTSPSPSNAAFKGVMVSYGMMGLTMLLTFVAMS, from the exons ATGGGATCAACCAGCGTTCTCCTCCTTCTCCTCCTAACCGTAGTCCCTGCCGTCTTCGCCGTGACTTATCGGGTCGGTGATGTTGCTGGCTGGACCAGTGGGATTGATTACACGACTTGGGTCACTGGAAAGACTTTTCGGGTCGGTGACACTCTAG AGTTCAAGTACGGTCCTTCACACTCGGTGTCCGTGGTAAATAAAGCTGGCTTCGATGTCTGCGACAGTAGCGGAGCAACGCAGAGATTCTCAGGTGGTGACACTAAGATCGATCTTACAACAGTTGGAACTATGCACTTCATTTGCCCTACTCCTGGTCACTGCCTCGGTGGCATGAAGCTCGCCGTTCCAGTCCTTGCCGCCGCTCCATCTCCGGCCACTCCTTCACCAACTTCTTCCCCAAAATCTCCACCGCTTGCCCCTCGCTCTCCGCGTAAACCTAAAACTCCATCTCCACCTGCTTCTCCTCCGGCCAATGGCTCACCGTCAGAGTCGCCCGCGCCTTCGCCGTCTTCGCTGTCTTCAACATCCCCATCTCCGTCAAACGCAGCGTTTAAGGGAGTCATGGTGAGCTATGGAATGATGGGGCTCACAATGTTGTTGACGTTTGTTGCCATGAGCTAA
- the LOC106342131 gene encoding uncharacterized protein LOC106342131 — MGCAASKLDSEDTVRRCKDRRRLMKEAVYARHHLAAAHADYCRSLRLTGSALSSFAGGEPLSVSDQTPQQSPANRVPPSPAPLLKLKQAPPTTSNRRRKQQHKPKVPHILSDSSPWSSPMSQRSNLYQNSAYSATPSHASSVWNWENFYPPSPPDSEFFDKKAQERRQKPDNNPFRSEYDFFHSSKKNKNQFESDEEAEEEEETEREEAHCSEWDVHDHYSSTSSSEEEEDDHMESISEVGTNPTSRHHHQEPSSPMPQERRYHDKADDDASYRGGGEMEMVVRHRDLKEIADSLKENFDKAAAAGDQVSQMLELGRTQLDRSFGQLKKTVIHSSSLLSTLSSTWTSKPPLAVKYRLDTTALDQPNSVKSLCSTLDRLLAWEKKLYEEIKAREGVKIEHEKKLSQLQSQEYKGEDEAKLDKTKASITRLQSLIIVTSQAVTTTSTAIIRLRHTDLVPQLVELCHGFMYMWKAMHQYHETQNSIVEQVRGLINRSSKGESTSELHRQATRDLESAVSSWHSSFTHVIMFQRDFIHSVHAWFKLTLLPVCHEDAAPNKEPTDAYAFCDEWKLALDRVPDTVASEAIKSFINVVHVISSKQADEHKIKKRTESASKELEKKASSLRNLERKYYQSYSMVGVGIPDSGPEHMLDARDPLSDKKSELEVCRRRVEEEMVKHSKAIEVTRAMTLNNLQTGLPGVFQALTSFSALFMESLQTVCTRSYSIK, encoded by the exons ATGGGATGCGCGGCGTCGAAACTCGACAGCGAGGACACTGTCCGGCGGTGCAAAGATCGCCGCCGTCTGATGAAAGAAGCCGTCTACGCTCGCCACCACCTCGCCGCCGCTCACGCCGATTACTGCCGATCGCTTCGCCTAACTGGATCCGCTCTCTCCTCGTTCGCCGGCGGCGAGCCTCTCTCCGTATCCGATCAAACTCCCCAACAATCTCCGGCCAATCGTGTCCCTCCGTCACCTGCTCCTCTTCTGAAGCTGAAGCAGGCTCCTCCGACCACCTCCAACCGACGGAGGAAACAGCAACACAAGCCCAAGGTGCCTCATATACTCTCGGACTCGAGCCCTTGGTCTTCTCCGATGAGTCAGAGATCCAATTTATACCAGAACTCGGCGTACTCCGCTACTCCCTCACACGCCTCCTCCGTCTGGAACTGGGAGAATTTCTACCCTCCGTCTCCTCCAGACTCCGAGTTCTTCGATAAGAAGGCTCAAGAGAGGAGACAGAAGCCAGATAATAATCCCTTTAGGTCAGAGTATGACTTCTTCCACTCGAGTAAGAAGAATAAGAATCAGTTTGAATCAGATGAAGAGGCTGAGGAGGAGGAGGAGACGGAGAGAGAGGAAGCACATTGTAGTGAATGGGACGTTCACGATCATTACAGCTCTACTAGCTCCTCTGAGGAGGAAGAAGATGACCATATGGAGTCAATCTCCGAGGTTGGGACTAATCCGACGAGTAGGCATCATCACCAAGAACCTTCTTCACCAATGCCGCAAGAAAGAAGATATCATGATAAAGCTGATGATGATGCGAGCTATCGAGGGGGAGGAGAGATGGAGATGGTGGTTAGGCATAGAGATTTGAAAGAGATTGCTGATTCCCTCAAGGAGAATTTCGACAAGGCGGCTGCGGCTGGTGATCAAGTGTCTCAGATGCTTGAGCTAGGCAGAACTCAGCTTGATCGGAGTTTCGGACAGTTGAAGA AAACTGTGATTCATTCGAGTAGCTTACTAAGCACCCTGAGCTCGACATGGACCTCGAAGCCGCCGTTGGCAGTCAAGTACAGGCTTGACACGACGGCATTGGATCAACCAAACAGTGTCAAGAGCCTTTGTTCCACTCTTGACCGTCTCTTGGCATGGGAGAAGAAGCTCTATGAAGAAATCAAG GCTAGAGAAGGTGTGAAGATTGAGCATGAGAAGAAGTTATCCCAACTTCAAAGCCAAGAGTATAAAGGGGAGGATGAAGCTAAGCTAGACAAGACAAAGGCCTCTATAACGAGGTTACAGTCACTAATCATTGTTACATCTCAAGCTGTTACTACCACGTCTACGGCTATTATCCGTCTTCGTCATACCGACCTTGTTCCTCAACTTGTTGAGCTATGTCATGG CTTTATGTACATGTGGAAAGCTATGCATCAATACCACGAGACACAGAACAGCATCGTAGAGCAAGTTCGAGGGCTCATCAACAGATCAAGCAAAGGCGAATCAACCTCTGAGCTACATCGACAAGCTACACGCGACTTAGAATCAGCCGTCTCTTCTTGGCACTCCAGTTTCACTCACGTGATCATGTTCCAGCGTGACTTCATACACTCGGTTCACGCATGGTTCAAACTAACCCTTCTCCCCGTTTGCCACGAAGACGCCGCCCCCAATAAAGAGCCAACGGATGCTTACGCCTTCTGCGACGAGTGGAAACTCGCTCTTGACCGTGTTCCCGACACGGTCGCATCCGAAGCAATCAAAAGCTTCATCAACGTGGTCCACGTGATATCCTCGAAGCAAGCAGATGAACACAAGATAAAGAAGAGAACAGAGTCAGCATCAAAGGAGCTGGAGAAGAAAGCTTCGTCACTTAGAAACCTAGAGAGGAAATATTATCAGTCATACTCAATGGTCGGCGTCGGTATACCAGATTCAGGACCTGAACACATGTTAGACGCTAGAGACCCGCTAAGCGATAAGAAATCGGAGCTTGAGGTTTGCAGAAGGAGAGTAGAGGAAGAGATGGTGAAGCATTCAAAGGCAATAGAAGTGACGAGAGCCATGACTCTGAATAACTTGCAGACAGGGTTGCCTGGTGTGTTCCAAGCTTTAACGAGTTTCTCTGCTTTGTTCATGGAGTCTCTTCAAACGGTTTGCACTCGCTCATACTCTATCAAATAG